The following nucleotide sequence is from Microbacterium arborescens.
CAGCGACAAGGCGGGCGGCACCGAAGGCGGGATGTCCACCGGTACCGTCCTGCGTGTCCGGGCCGGTATGAAGCCGATCGCGACCGTGCCCAAGGCCCTGCGCACCGTCGACGTCGCCTCGGGTGACTCTGCGACGGCGCACCACCAGCGCTCCGACGTCTGCGCCGTGCCGGCGGCGGGCGTCGTCGCCGAGGCGATGGTCGCCATCGTGCTCGCCGAGTCGGTGCTCGAGAAGTTCGGTGGCGACAACGTCGCCGAGACGCGTCGCAACCTCGAGGGATACCTCGCGGCGATCCCCGAGACGCTTCGCTCGGCGGCATTCAGCGACGACGCGATCGGATGACAGCCCCGGCGATCGTCCTGATCGGACCGATGGGCGCGGGCAAGTCGAGCATCGGAAAGAAGCTGGCGCGCGTGCTCGGGACGACGTTCACCGACAGCGACAGCCTCGTCGTCCGCGACCACGGCCCGATCGAGCAGCTCTTCGCGGCACACGGCGAGCACCACTTCCGCGAGCTCGAGAGACGTGCGGTCGTCGAAGCCCTCGGTCGCGGCGGCGTCGTCGCGCTCGGCGGCGGCGCGGTGCTGCATGCCGACACCCGAGCCGACCTGGCCTCGCACCGCGTGGTGCTGCTGACCGTGTCGGAACAGACGATCGCGTCCCGCCTCGCCGGGACCACGCGCCCGCTGCTGCAGGGCGACGACCCGGTGGGTCGCTGGCGCGAGGTCGCCGAGAGCCGTCGCGAGCTCTACGGACAGCTCGCCGACGCGCGATTCGACACATCCACCGGCCGGATCCAGGACATCGTCGACGCCATCGCGGCGTGGGCTCAGGAGGAGACGTCATGACAGACACCACCGTCATCGCCGTCGGGGGCGCCTCGCCCTACGACGTCACCATCGGGCGCGGCATCCTCCCGCTCGTCGGCTCGGCTCTGCCCGAGACCGCCCGCAAGGTGCTCATCGTTCACCCCCCGACGCTGTCGGCGCAGGCAGAGCGTCTGCGCGAGATGCTGGGCGCAGACCGCCAGGTGCTGCTCGCCGAGATCCCCGACGCCGAGCAGGGCAAGCGCGTCGAGGTCGCGGCGTTCTGCTGGCAGG
It contains:
- a CDS encoding shikimate kinase, producing the protein MTAPAIVLIGPMGAGKSSIGKKLARVLGTTFTDSDSLVVRDHGPIEQLFAAHGEHHFRELERRAVVEALGRGGVVALGGGAVLHADTRADLASHRVVLLTVSEQTIASRLAGTTRPLLQGDDPVGRWREVAESRRELYGQLADARFDTSTGRIQDIVDAIAAWAQEETS